One Carboxydothermus pertinax genomic window carries:
- the hepT gene encoding type VII toxin-antitoxin system HepT family RNase toxin, with the protein MPEIDKKRVLDKIRVIENSLSKLKTLAQLPINEFLSDFKYFDSAKYNLQTAIEAMIDIGNHIISRRELGVPRTYSDTFEILYKGGILTKKDADIYKLMSKFRNRIVHFYDEVDDIEVYRILQSNLGDFDSFILQINKLLN; encoded by the coding sequence ATGCCTGAAATTGATAAAAAAAGGGTTCTTGATAAAATCCGAGTAATTGAAAACAGCTTATCCAAATTAAAAACCCTTGCTCAGCTCCCGATAAATGAATTTTTATCTGATTTCAAATACTTTGATTCCGCAAAATACAATCTTCAAACTGCTATTGAGGCTATGATCGATATAGGTAACCATATTATATCTCGAAGGGAACTTGGAGTTCCAAGAACTTACAGCGATACTTTTGAAATTTTATATAAAGGTGGAATATTAACAAAAAAAGACGCCGACATATATAAGCTAATGTCTAAATTTCGAAATCGCATAGTTCATTTCTATGATGAAGTTGATGACATCGAAGTTTACAGAATCTTACAGAGCAATCTTGGAGATTTTGATTCATTTATCCTGCAGATAAACAAATTGTTAAATTAA
- the mntA gene encoding type VII toxin-antitoxin system MntA family adenylyltransferase antitoxin: MKRNLNDIKGQIEELKKYCEQNKNILALYIFGSYGTELERITSDIDLAMLFRNSPSLFEELEIESDISQIFGRDNIDLVNLNKAPLDICHQVLYTGDLLYCTDEIALADFKEKVFNTYGDYGITLKKFYDDYMKGLRDKYA; encoded by the coding sequence ATGAAAAGGAATTTGAATGATATTAAAGGGCAAATTGAAGAATTAAAAAAATACTGCGAACAAAATAAAAACATTTTAGCATTATATATATTTGGATCTTATGGCACCGAGCTTGAACGTATTACCAGCGATATTGATTTAGCAATGTTATTCAGAAATAGCCCTTCACTTTTTGAAGAACTCGAGATTGAATCTGACATCAGCCAGATTTTCGGACGGGATAACATTGATCTTGTCAACTTAAACAAAGCTCCATTAGATATTTGTCATCAAGTATTATATACAGGAGACCTTTTATATTGTACTGATGAAATAGCCCTTGCAGACTTTAAGGAGAAAGTTTTTAATACCTACGGAGATTATGGAATTACATTAAAAAAATTTTATGATGATTATATGAAAGGACTGAGAGATAAATATGCCTGA